One segment of Dromaius novaehollandiae isolate bDroNov1 chromosome Z, bDroNov1.hap1, whole genome shotgun sequence DNA contains the following:
- the LOC135324867 gene encoding C-C motif chemokine 21-like, with translation MALRLLLPLLLLAAALLIYPARGISSQASDCCLKNSQRNIPAGWVKSYSLQGPETGCLLRAVVFTTRKNKKLCASPTDPAVQKLIQKLEKKKGSSGAPRRKAPRQKRQRT, from the exons ATGGctctccgccttctcctgccgctgctcctgctggctgctgccctcctcatctacccagctcGAG GCATTAGCAGCCAAGCCTCCGACTGCTGCCTGAAGAACAGCCAGAGGAACATCCCAGCCGGCTGGGTGAAGTCCTACAGCCTGCAGGGACCTGAGACGGGCTGCCTGCTGCGTGCTGTTGT GTTCACCACCAGGAAGAATAAAAAGCTCTGCGCCTCTCCGACTGACCCCGCTGTCCAGAAGCTGATCCAGAAgctggagaagaagaaagggtCATCTGGGGCCCCACGGAGAAAAGCCCCGCGGCAGAAGAGGCAGCGCACCTAG
- the LOC112988028 gene encoding C-C motif chemokine 19-like — protein sequence MQHLHLLCLSLLVLGCVLNVSGGNNVVDCCLRTSENHIPGRIVQDYWIQLVQDGCVIPATVFITTRGKRLCAPLQAPWVIRLREKLDASSARKAKSQVI from the exons atgcAGCACCTGCATCTGCTGTGCCTCAGCCTCCTGGTCCTGGGATGTGTCCTGAACG TGTCCGGTGGGAACAACGTCGTGGACTGCTGCCTGCGGACAAGTGAGAATCACATCCCAGGGCGGATAGTGCAGGACTACTGGATACAGCTGGTGCAGGATGGCTGCGTCATCCCTGCCACAGT GTTCATCACCACAAGGGGCAAGCGCCTCTGTGCCCCCCTGCAAGCCCCATGGGTGATTCGCCTTCGAGAGAAGCTGGACGCTAGCTCCGCCAGGAAG GCCAAATCTCAAGTCATATAG